In Terriglobus sp. TAA 43, a single window of DNA contains:
- a CDS encoding M3 family metallopeptidase, with product MTDKQGSEAISASTDVFDSSNPFFSASTLPFYAPPFDLIRDEHYMPAFEAGMAQARSEVDAIIANAEGPSFQNTIVELEKTGELLNRVAHAFYAVSGAHTNPTLQQLQQEVAPRLAAHSDSINLDERLFSRVKAVYDQRESLSLDAESLRLLELTYDGFVKSGALLSDPDKNTLKALNQEQSTLQAKFINCVLAAMKEGGLQVASREELDGLSDAEITEAAEAAKSRELEGFYLTLQNTTQQPALASLKNRETRQALWQASLSRAEKGNTSDTREMIARLAQLRAQRARMLSYENYAAWKLSDQMARTPHAAIAFLDNLVPAALAGANAEAAAMQELIGSEFTLEPWDWAFYAELVRKAKYDINEDEVKQYFDLNRVFEDGVLFAATQLYGITFAKRTDLPVYHPDVVTYEVFNADGSHLSLLYCDFYRRDSKRGGAWMSSLLTQSKLLGYAPIITNVCNYTKPVDGQPSLIDSDEVNTLFHEFGHALHGMLSDVTYPSLSGTSVPRDFVEFPSQFNEHWASYPAVFANYAKHWKTGEAMPEQLQAKLKATKNFNGGHALTEVLAAAEVDLQWHTLPSSECAQQADVFEAKALAEKGVDFALVPPRYRSTYFAHIFGGGYAAGYYAYLWAEMLDSDAYHWFEQNGGLTRANGDRLRNMVLSRGNTADPAELYREWAGRDPEIGPMLQQRGIPDSAAAAE from the coding sequence ATGACTGATAAGCAAGGTTCGGAGGCAATTTCGGCTTCCACTGATGTTTTTGACAGTAGCAACCCATTCTTTTCCGCAAGCACGCTGCCGTTTTATGCTCCGCCGTTTGACCTCATTCGCGACGAACATTACATGCCCGCATTTGAAGCGGGTATGGCGCAGGCGCGTTCAGAGGTTGATGCAATCATCGCGAATGCAGAAGGTCCATCCTTTCAGAACACGATTGTCGAGCTTGAGAAAACCGGCGAGTTGCTGAACCGCGTAGCGCATGCGTTTTACGCCGTGTCGGGCGCGCATACCAATCCAACCCTGCAGCAGTTGCAGCAGGAAGTAGCGCCCAGGCTCGCGGCACACAGCGACAGCATCAACCTTGACGAGCGTTTGTTTTCGCGCGTGAAGGCTGTCTACGACCAGCGCGAATCCCTCTCGCTCGATGCCGAATCGCTCCGCCTGCTGGAGCTCACCTACGACGGCTTTGTGAAGTCCGGTGCATTGCTTAGCGACCCCGACAAGAACACATTGAAGGCGCTCAATCAGGAACAGTCCACCCTGCAGGCAAAGTTCATTAACTGTGTGTTGGCCGCAATGAAGGAAGGCGGCTTACAGGTCGCATCGCGTGAAGAACTGGACGGCCTAAGCGATGCGGAAATTACCGAAGCAGCAGAAGCTGCAAAGAGCCGCGAACTTGAGGGCTTCTATCTCACGCTGCAGAACACCACGCAGCAGCCCGCGCTGGCGTCGCTGAAGAACCGCGAAACACGCCAGGCATTGTGGCAGGCCTCACTGTCACGCGCAGAAAAGGGCAATACCAGCGATACACGCGAAATGATCGCGCGTCTCGCGCAACTCCGCGCCCAGCGTGCACGCATGCTTAGTTATGAAAACTATGCAGCGTGGAAGCTGAGCGATCAGATGGCGCGTACACCCCACGCGGCCATCGCATTCCTCGACAATCTCGTTCCTGCTGCGCTCGCTGGTGCAAACGCAGAAGCCGCGGCTATGCAGGAACTGATCGGTAGCGAGTTTACGTTGGAGCCGTGGGACTGGGCCTTTTACGCAGAGCTGGTGCGTAAGGCGAAGTACGACATCAACGAAGACGAGGTAAAGCAGTACTTCGATCTGAACCGCGTTTTTGAAGACGGCGTTCTGTTTGCAGCAACGCAACTCTATGGCATCACCTTTGCCAAGCGTACAGACCTGCCCGTCTATCACCCTGACGTCGTCACCTACGAAGTCTTCAATGCCGACGGCTCACACCTCTCGCTCCTCTATTGCGACTTCTACCGTCGCGACTCCAAGCGCGGTGGCGCATGGATGAGTTCGCTCCTCACGCAATCAAAGCTGCTGGGATATGCACCCATCATCACCAACGTGTGCAACTACACCAAGCCCGTGGACGGCCAGCCATCGCTCATCGACAGCGACGAAGTGAACACGCTCTTCCATGAGTTCGGCCACGCACTCCACGGCATGTTGAGCGACGTCACCTACCCATCGCTCAGCGGAACATCCGTGCCGCGCGACTTCGTGGAATTCCCATCGCAGTTCAATGAACACTGGGCCTCGTATCCAGCCGTGTTTGCGAACTACGCGAAACACTGGAAGACAGGCGAAGCAATGCCGGAACAGCTACAGGCAAAGCTGAAGGCCACCAAGAACTTCAACGGCGGTCACGCGCTCACAGAGGTACTCGCCGCCGCAGAAGTCGATCTGCAGTGGCATACGCTGCCATCAAGCGAGTGTGCCCAACAGGCAGATGTATTTGAAGCAAAGGCCCTGGCAGAGAAGGGCGTGGATTTCGCGCTTGTACCGCCACGCTACCGCTCCACCTACTTCGCGCACATCTTCGGCGGAGGCTATGCAGCGGGCTACTACGCCTATCTGTGGGCCGAGATGCTCGACAGCGACGCCTACCACTGGTTCGAACAGAACGGAGGCCTCACCCGCGCTAACGGCGACCGCCTGCGCAACATGGTCCTCTCACGCGGCAACACAGCAGACCCCGCCGAGCTGTACCGCGAATGGGCAGGCCGCGACCCAGAAATAGGCCCCATGCTCCAACAACGCGGCATTCCGGACTCCGCCGCAGCTGCAGAGTAG
- the nuoI gene encoding NADH-quinone oxidoreductase subunit NuoI produces the protein MERTLTEQASYTQAMSVVKNIAGIAKGMSITFKEMLQPSEVENYPDGPGPMRGAIFQERFRGKHQLQRDENGLEKCVACFLCAAACPSNCIYIEAAENTEEQRISSAERYAKVYNIDYNRCIFCGYCVEACPTDAITHGHGFELASLNATNLVMRKEDLLMPTPAGALKPGSSEDQVELLS, from the coding sequence ATAGAGAGAACACTAACGGAGCAGGCATCGTATACTCAAGCCATGTCAGTCGTGAAGAACATTGCCGGCATTGCCAAGGGCATGAGCATCACTTTCAAGGAGATGCTGCAACCGTCTGAGGTTGAGAACTACCCCGACGGTCCGGGACCAATGCGCGGCGCCATCTTCCAGGAGCGTTTCCGCGGCAAGCACCAGCTTCAGCGCGACGAAAACGGCCTGGAAAAGTGCGTAGCCTGCTTCCTGTGCGCCGCGGCCTGCCCATCGAACTGCATTTACATCGAGGCAGCAGAGAACACTGAGGAACAGCGCATCTCCTCAGCCGAGCGCTACGCCAAGGTTTACAACATCGACTACAACCGCTGCATCTTCTGCGGCTACTGCGTTGAAGCGTGCCCCACCGACGCCATTACGCATGGCCATGGATTTGAGCTGGCCAGCCTCAACGCGACCAACCTTGTCATGCGTAAGGAAGATCTGCTCATGCCGACACCGGCGGGCGCATTGAAGCCTGGCAGCAGCGAAGATCAAGTCGAGTTGCTGTCGTAA
- a CDS encoding ester cyclase gives MAQDLHKFTHRWFDDVWNDYKEASLDEMLSRDVVCYDFPNVGETVGFARFKETVEHFHANFSNIRVVVDDVIVEGNRVASRWHVNMTHTGDGMGFSATGRTIAFNGISWVEIQDGKIVKGWNGFDLTHPISTLKALSTAIAQKP, from the coding sequence ATGGCACAGGATCTTCATAAATTCACGCACCGCTGGTTTGATGACGTTTGGAACGACTACAAGGAAGCGTCGCTGGATGAGATGCTTTCTCGCGACGTGGTCTGCTATGACTTTCCTAACGTCGGCGAAACCGTGGGATTTGCTCGCTTCAAGGAGACCGTCGAACACTTTCACGCGAACTTCAGCAATATTCGCGTTGTTGTGGATGACGTGATTGTGGAAGGCAACAGGGTGGCCAGCCGGTGGCATGTGAACATGACGCATACTGGCGACGGCATGGGCTTCTCAGCCACGGGAAGAACGATTGCCTTCAACGGCATCAGCTGGGTGGAGATTCAGGACGGAAAAATAGTGAAAGGGTGGAACGGTTTTGACCTGACCCACCCTATCTCAACTCTGAAAGCTCTTTCGACAGCTATCGCTCAAAAACCCTGA
- a CDS encoding response regulator, producing MPDTSRSILLVEDDPDHELLTIRALKKSNIVNEVRVARDGEEALDALFGPGATRPQLVLLDLKLPKVEGLEVLRRIREDENTRMLPVVVLTSSDEERDVVRSYKLGVNSYIRKPVNFTDFAEATRQLGMYWLVLNECPPLS from the coding sequence ATGCCCGACACGAGCCGTTCCATCCTACTTGTAGAAGACGATCCCGACCACGAACTTCTGACCATTCGTGCTCTGAAGAAGAGCAACATTGTGAATGAGGTCCGTGTAGCGCGTGACGGCGAAGAAGCACTGGATGCGCTTTTCGGGCCTGGAGCGACACGTCCTCAGCTTGTGCTACTAGATCTGAAACTGCCAAAGGTGGAAGGACTGGAAGTATTGCGTCGCATTCGCGAGGATGAGAATACGCGCATGTTGCCGGTTGTCGTTCTCACGTCGTCTGATGAAGAACGCGACGTGGTGCGCAGTTACAAGCTGGGAGTGAACAGTTACATTCGCAAGCCGGTGAATTTCACAGACTTTGCCGAGGCCACCCGTCAGCTTGGCATGTACTGGCTGGTGTTGAACGAATGCCCACCCCTGAGTTAG
- a CDS encoding CHASE3 domain-containing protein → MPARSSRSIVPLALFAALIVVGLNTWFAVSAVRSLMQSEAWLAHTWEVIGQEERVMQLLDDAEGSVRGYVMAPERESMLAPYRAAQSELPQQLEVFRDLTVDNPEQQKNLEALRGTVGRRMALLQDLLNARKTSGLDGAVALINSGAGETEMRRARLLLTAMENEERKLLANRAIEVHQSGVRTMFAIGLACVLDLLMIGSVTWYFGQEREQRLAAEQSKEEAIRSKAEAERSAQEVHQLNTELEHRVQERTAELESTNRELEAFSYSVSHDLRAPLRTIDGFSLALMEDYSEVVDETGRDYIRRVRTGVQRMGQLIDALLQLSRITRAELVRETVSPAEIADGVIDVLKEENPERDITFTVTSGPEAQADPKLVQVALENLLGNAVKFTSRKEHAEISFGWDAEKKAWRVTDNGAGFDMHYADKLFNAFNRLHGDKDFKGSGIGLATVARVIRRHHGRIWADSAVDNGATFWFTLG, encoded by the coding sequence ATGCCCGCGAGGTCGTCCCGCTCCATAGTCCCCCTGGCGCTGTTTGCTGCGCTCATCGTTGTTGGATTGAATACATGGTTCGCTGTGTCGGCGGTTCGGTCGCTGATGCAAAGCGAAGCGTGGCTGGCGCATACGTGGGAAGTTATCGGCCAGGAGGAGCGTGTCATGCAGCTCCTGGACGACGCGGAAGGCTCCGTGCGCGGCTATGTGATGGCTCCAGAGCGGGAATCCATGCTCGCTCCTTACCGCGCTGCTCAGAGCGAGCTTCCTCAGCAATTGGAAGTCTTCCGTGATCTGACGGTAGACAACCCCGAACAGCAGAAAAATCTGGAAGCTCTGCGTGGCACCGTGGGGCGTCGCATGGCGCTGTTGCAGGACTTGCTGAACGCTCGAAAGACATCCGGTTTGGATGGTGCCGTGGCACTGATTAATTCCGGCGCGGGTGAAACAGAGATGCGCCGCGCGCGCCTGTTGCTCACCGCCATGGAAAACGAAGAGCGCAAGTTGCTCGCAAATCGTGCCATCGAAGTGCACCAGAGTGGTGTGCGAACCATGTTCGCGATTGGTCTCGCCTGCGTTCTCGACCTGCTGATGATCGGATCGGTCACATGGTATTTCGGGCAGGAACGCGAGCAGCGCCTGGCTGCAGAACAGTCAAAAGAAGAGGCGATTCGTTCCAAGGCGGAGGCAGAGCGGTCAGCTCAGGAAGTCCACCAGTTGAATACAGAGCTGGAGCATCGCGTTCAGGAGCGCACCGCCGAACTGGAAAGTACAAACAGGGAACTGGAAGCGTTTTCCTATTCCGTATCGCATGATCTTCGAGCGCCACTCCGAACCATCGACGGTTTTTCCCTGGCCCTGATGGAGGACTATTCCGAAGTTGTGGATGAGACAGGCAGGGACTACATCCGTCGTGTGCGCACCGGTGTGCAGCGCATGGGCCAGTTGATTGATGCGCTCCTGCAGCTATCTCGTATCACGCGGGCCGAGCTTGTTCGTGAAACGGTCTCTCCAGCCGAGATTGCTGACGGCGTCATCGATGTGTTGAAAGAAGAAAACCCTGAGCGCGATATCACCTTTACTGTGACTTCTGGCCCTGAAGCGCAGGCCGATCCGAAGCTGGTTCAGGTCGCGTTAGAAAATCTGCTGGGAAATGCGGTGAAGTTCACGTCGCGCAAAGAGCACGCGGAGATTTCCTTCGGGTGGGACGCAGAGAAGAAGGCATGGCGCGTCACAGACAACGGGGCCGGCTTTGATATGCATTATGCGGACAAGCTGTTCAACGCCTTCAACCGCTTACACGGCGACAAAGACTTCAAGGGCTCCGGTATTGGTTTGGCGACGGTTGCGCGTGTAATCCGGCGTCATCACGGGCGCATATGGGCGGATAGCGCCGTCGACAATGGCGCAACCTTCTGGTTTACGTTAGGATGA
- a CDS encoding hybrid sensor histidine kinase/response regulator: protein MPTPELEPRRISLLLVEDNQDDAALLERFLRRNGFAPSVMRVETAAEMSAAIAAQRPDVVIADYNLPSFSGPEALDLVRQTGIDLPFVMMSGAISEETAVESMRRGAQDYVTKQNLARLIPVLERELREAEARRSRVAAERALELSEMRFHRLVDAMPLGLLIGQSSGRITYANDAVIRLLGYGEIELMTGKISLTDIFPGLQKSFAALNSDEMKEPFEFVCLTASGEQMETLVALTFLDREGVNRTEENREIAVFIADLSHQKKSEEVLRRTEKLAVAGRLAASIAHEINNPLAAITNCLYLVQQSQMDEMGRSYLEMAQKELDRVAQITVQTLRFHRQSSRPVHTEPGELIETVVALFESRIRRQGITITKRFRSKEPLFAYEGEVRQVIVNLLGNAIDAMPTGGRLVIRTAEANDQVTGTKGLILTISDTGSGMDQETIEHLFEPFFSTKGVTGTGLGLWVSKEIVDRHHGKIHVRSHKAHEEQLGGTTFRIFLPFGGVPASALDGKATDSAERSDVRTGIVA from the coding sequence ATGCCCACCCCTGAGTTAGAGCCGCGGCGAATTTCGCTGCTGCTGGTGGAAGACAACCAGGATGATGCAGCACTGCTCGAACGTTTCCTCCGACGCAATGGATTTGCGCCGTCAGTGATGCGCGTCGAGACGGCCGCGGAGATGTCCGCAGCAATCGCCGCGCAGCGCCCCGATGTTGTTATTGCGGATTACAACCTTCCCAGCTTCAGCGGTCCGGAAGCGTTGGATCTTGTCCGTCAAACCGGTATTGATCTGCCGTTCGTCATGATGTCCGGCGCCATCTCGGAAGAGACCGCTGTCGAGTCAATGCGGCGTGGCGCTCAGGACTACGTTACAAAACAGAATCTCGCGCGGTTGATTCCTGTACTTGAGCGTGAACTCCGCGAGGCAGAAGCGCGGCGTTCACGTGTAGCTGCGGAACGCGCCCTTGAGCTTTCGGAGATGCGTTTTCATCGGCTGGTGGACGCAATGCCTCTTGGTCTGTTGATTGGCCAGAGCTCCGGGCGTATTACTTACGCGAATGATGCTGTGATTCGCCTGTTGGGATATGGCGAAATAGAGCTGATGACCGGCAAGATCAGTCTGACGGATATCTTTCCCGGACTACAGAAATCGTTTGCCGCTCTCAACAGCGATGAAATGAAAGAGCCCTTTGAGTTCGTCTGCCTCACCGCTTCTGGCGAGCAGATGGAAACTCTCGTCGCGTTGACCTTCCTGGATCGCGAGGGCGTCAATCGAACAGAAGAGAATCGCGAAATCGCCGTGTTCATCGCGGATCTTAGCCACCAGAAGAAGAGTGAAGAGGTCCTTCGAAGGACAGAGAAACTCGCTGTGGCAGGTCGCTTAGCGGCATCCATCGCTCATGAGATCAACAACCCTCTCGCAGCCATTACTAACTGCCTTTACCTCGTACAGCAGTCGCAGATGGACGAGATGGGACGTTCGTATCTGGAGATGGCGCAGAAGGAACTTGATCGCGTCGCCCAGATCACGGTTCAGACACTTCGTTTTCATCGTCAATCCAGCCGCCCTGTGCATACTGAACCGGGAGAGCTGATCGAAACTGTAGTGGCACTGTTTGAATCACGCATTCGTCGTCAGGGCATTACGATCACCAAGCGTTTCCGCAGCAAGGAGCCGCTCTTCGCGTATGAGGGCGAAGTGCGACAGGTGATCGTCAATCTACTGGGGAACGCAATCGATGCCATGCCCACGGGCGGACGTTTAGTGATCCGTACAGCTGAGGCCAATGATCAGGTGACGGGAACCAAGGGACTCATCCTTACGATTTCGGATACCGGAAGCGGCATGGATCAGGAGACGATCGAACATCTCTTTGAACCGTTCTTCTCCACCAAGGGAGTCACCGGAACCGGTTTGGGTTTATGGGTTTCGAAGGAGATTGTGGATCGCCACCACGGCAAAATCCATGTCCGAAGCCATAAAGCGCACGAAGAACAGCTCGGTGGCACCACGTTCCGCATCTTCCTGCCATTTGGCGGCGTGCCCGCATCCGCCTTGGATGGGAAAGCCACTGATTCGGCGGAACGTAGCGATGTAAGGACAGGTATTGTTGCCTGA
- a CDS encoding TonB-dependent receptor yields the protein MKHLSKLSLVACLAAGSVAAMAQVQNGTITGTITDTTGALVPDAAVTISSKATGLVLHVQSNKSGLYTAPQLIPGTYTVTVERPGFQKTISTLDLTVGQTAQVDLALKVGNENETVDVSAENAAALDSQTSNLDFTVQSKQVDNLPLNGRNPYGLAVLAPGIAPGNNFGVGVTVARGAVVAAATNNFQSNGGLGGSNEILLDGVSLVVCCQGQPAVTPSVEFVNQFKVVTSSAPAQYGRSSGAVLNIVSKSGTNSLHGDVYEFLRNDKLDAANYFTKRNGVYPYPGHKDFRPPHRANQYGVLLTGPVYIPKIYNGKDRTFFTFNYEAIRNLAPGVGNTTVPTALMRQGIFTEGSTPIYDPNSSNSNTQDRTPIAAASCGGTAYAAGYCIPVSTWNPVAAKYLQYMPAPNIAGAALGANNYTYIANTTSKDDQYNFRIDQNIGSSHRLFVRGTRSKNLYTNNDNFNSPTGPGGWTQTLGAYLFAVGDVYTVSSNKIVQVSYGFARQTNLQLGNNFYNYNAGDYGYSSNLLGQQQIAGLPVASFTNLAQIGFQSSFNNWAHYTHSLNGTLLWTHGKHTITTGYQGRLNMEMQSGLGNPNGAFSFGTTFTGAVRPGGTVAGTQQALASWATFLLGYPTGGSLQRQLTQAFNQFAHGFFVQDDWRITPNLTINAGVRYDLETGFKDRRNAWADFDPTAANPIGVAGGAQFLGAGNNPSRTWATSYKEFAPRLGMSWAATPTTVFRGGYGLLFLPTSERGYSNPNIGFSQSTSIPTSATGFTPVVKTDNPFTSGVLLPAGASAGSQVSNGTSISGLQYHNPVSYQQQWNFGVQQGLGNTFTLQLNYVGGHGVHLPMNVRYNDLQPQYFLPVGTTDFTPLTKQVANPFFGNQYVIAPGVLKNATVQQVQLNARFPQYTSGAINSLQNNTANVSYQDIGSTTYNAMQATVSIHRPNGVTGSVSYVWSKLLGNVSDLTNGFLNTTGNPNYQNFYFPQYEHSTLATDLRHRIVGTANYALPVGRGKRFGGDMPRWADMIVGGWEVNTIIQVSSGNPLSMGVSGTGNWAGTRPMYNSGVRPLNGGGTKSHIYVSGGTAIPYLNPAAFTLPTSFQLGNVPRSWSAIRGPLNFSNDASVVKRFVIHDQVGLELRAEAFNVLNKVQFSNPNATVNSGVTTFGFITSQANLPRNVQIAAKLRF from the coding sequence ATGAAACATCTATCCAAGCTCTCCCTGGTTGCATGCCTTGCGGCGGGTTCAGTCGCCGCCATGGCGCAGGTTCAGAACGGAACCATCACTGGAACCATTACCGACACGACTGGCGCATTGGTACCCGATGCAGCCGTCACCATCTCTTCCAAAGCCACTGGTTTGGTCCTCCATGTTCAGTCGAACAAGTCCGGACTCTACACGGCGCCGCAGCTCATCCCAGGAACCTACACCGTCACGGTAGAACGCCCAGGCTTCCAGAAGACGATTTCCACCCTCGACCTCACCGTGGGACAAACGGCGCAGGTGGATCTCGCACTAAAGGTCGGCAACGAGAACGAAACGGTCGATGTCTCGGCAGAGAACGCGGCGGCTCTTGATAGTCAGACCTCGAATCTTGACTTCACCGTCCAGTCGAAGCAGGTAGACAACCTGCCACTGAATGGCCGCAATCCGTATGGTCTGGCGGTTCTCGCTCCTGGTATCGCTCCCGGAAACAACTTCGGTGTGGGCGTTACCGTTGCCCGTGGCGCTGTCGTCGCTGCGGCTACGAACAATTTCCAATCGAACGGCGGCCTCGGCGGATCGAACGAAATCCTTCTCGACGGTGTTTCACTCGTTGTTTGCTGCCAGGGGCAGCCAGCCGTTACGCCGTCCGTTGAGTTCGTCAACCAGTTCAAGGTTGTGACATCCAGCGCGCCGGCACAGTATGGACGTTCCAGCGGTGCTGTGCTGAACATCGTTTCCAAAAGTGGCACCAACTCGCTCCACGGCGACGTTTACGAATTCCTCCGCAACGACAAACTGGATGCTGCCAACTACTTCACGAAGCGCAACGGTGTGTATCCCTACCCCGGGCATAAAGACTTCCGTCCACCACATCGTGCGAACCAGTATGGCGTGCTCCTCACCGGTCCGGTTTACATTCCGAAGATCTACAACGGCAAGGACCGCACGTTCTTCACGTTCAACTACGAGGCGATTCGCAATCTGGCTCCCGGCGTTGGCAACACCACCGTGCCGACGGCTCTCATGCGTCAAGGCATCTTCACCGAAGGTTCCACGCCGATCTACGATCCAAACTCATCGAACTCGAACACCCAGGATCGTACCCCGATTGCAGCCGCCAGTTGCGGCGGCACCGCCTACGCTGCTGGATACTGCATCCCGGTTTCCACCTGGAATCCAGTAGCCGCCAAGTACCTTCAGTACATGCCTGCTCCAAACATTGCAGGCGCGGCATTGGGTGCGAACAACTACACCTACATCGCCAACACAACCAGCAAAGACGACCAGTACAACTTCCGTATTGATCAGAACATTGGCTCATCGCACCGTCTCTTTGTGCGCGGCACGCGCTCGAAGAATCTGTATACGAACAATGACAACTTCAACAGCCCCACCGGCCCTGGCGGCTGGACCCAGACGCTGGGTGCGTACCTGTTCGCTGTAGGCGATGTCTACACGGTGTCATCCAACAAGATCGTGCAGGTGTCATACGGTTTTGCCCGCCAAACGAACCTGCAGTTGGGCAACAACTTCTACAACTACAACGCGGGAGATTACGGCTATTCAAGCAATCTGCTCGGTCAGCAGCAGATCGCTGGTCTTCCTGTCGCCAGCTTCACAAACCTGGCTCAGATCGGCTTCCAGAGCAGCTTTAACAACTGGGCCCACTACACCCATTCGTTGAACGGAACCCTTCTCTGGACGCACGGCAAGCACACCATCACCACCGGCTACCAGGGCCGACTGAACATGGAAATGCAGTCGGGTCTCGGTAATCCCAATGGAGCCTTCTCGTTTGGAACGACGTTTACCGGCGCTGTAAGGCCGGGTGGCACCGTTGCAGGCACGCAGCAGGCCTTGGCATCGTGGGCAACGTTCCTGCTCGGCTATCCAACCGGTGGCAGCTTGCAGCGGCAGCTCACACAGGCGTTCAACCAGTTCGCACACGGCTTCTTTGTTCAGGACGATTGGCGCATCACACCGAACCTCACAATCAACGCGGGTGTTCGTTATGACCTGGAGACCGGCTTCAAAGATCGTCGTAACGCCTGGGCCGATTTTGATCCGACCGCGGCAAACCCCATCGGCGTAGCGGGCGGTGCTCAGTTCCTTGGAGCTGGCAACAATCCCTCGCGCACCTGGGCTACGTCGTATAAGGAGTTCGCGCCTCGCCTCGGTATGTCCTGGGCGGCAACGCCGACCACCGTTTTCCGCGGTGGCTATGGCCTGCTTTTCCTGCCCACCTCTGAGCGTGGATACAGCAACCCGAACATCGGATTCAGCCAGTCCACAAGCATTCCAACGTCTGCCACAGGCTTTACTCCTGTCGTGAAGACAGACAATCCCTTTACGAGCGGAGTGTTGCTGCCTGCCGGCGCCAGTGCGGGCTCACAGGTCAGCAATGGCACATCGATTTCGGGGCTTCAGTACCACAATCCTGTGTCGTACCAGCAGCAGTGGAACTTCGGTGTGCAGCAGGGCCTTGGCAACACGTTTACCTTGCAGCTGAACTATGTCGGTGGCCACGGTGTTCACCTGCCAATGAACGTTCGCTACAACGATCTGCAGCCGCAGTACTTCCTGCCCGTCGGCACAACGGATTTCACGCCGCTGACCAAGCAGGTAGCAAACCCGTTCTTCGGCAACCAATATGTCATCGCTCCGGGTGTTCTGAAGAACGCTACGGTGCAGCAGGTGCAGTTGAATGCACGGTTCCCCCAGTACACTTCGGGCGCCATCAATTCACTGCAGAACAACACCGCCAACGTCTCATACCAGGACATCGGCTCGACCACCTACAACGCCATGCAGGCAACGGTTAGCATTCATCGTCCGAACGGTGTGACCGGTTCGGTGTCGTATGTCTGGTCCAAGCTGCTGGGCAACGTCAGCGATCTCACCAACGGATTCCTCAACACCACGGGCAATCCGAATTACCAGAACTTCTACTTCCCGCAATACGAGCACAGCACACTGGCGACGGATCTTCGTCACCGCATCGTGGGCACTGCGAACTACGCCTTGCCGGTAGGCCGCGGCAAGCGCTTCGGTGGCGACATGCCTCGCTGGGCAGACATGATTGTTGGAGGCTGGGAGGTCAATACCATCATCCAGGTTTCCTCTGGCAATCCTCTCAGCATGGGTGTCAGCGGAACGGGTAACTGGGCAGGAACAAGGCCGATGTACAACTCCGGCGTCAGACCTCTCAACGGAGGCGGAACGAAGAGCCACATCTACGTCAGCGGCGGCACTGCAATTCCTTACCTGAACCCTGCGGCGTTCACACTGCCGACCAGCTTCCAGCTTGGCAATGTGCCTCGTTCGTGGTCGGCGATCCGTGGACCGCTGAACTTCTCGAATGATGCTTCCGTCGTCAAGCGGTTCGTGATCCACGATCAGGTTGGTTTGGAGCTGCGTGCGGAAGCCTTCAACGTGCTGAACAAGGTGCAGTTCTCGAACCCGAATGCAACCGTCAACTCAGGCGTGACCACATTCGGCTTCATCACGTCCCAGGCGAACCTGCCGCGTAACGTGCAGATCGCTGCCAAACTTCGTTTCTAA